The proteins below are encoded in one region of Micromonospora sp. DSM 45708:
- a CDS encoding DUF3626 domain-containing protein, with protein MPGPTLTAAQSAALRHVCDIALRDRPAALAVIAEHLAGSGATVRCDEVGAAVTGYGRLTVNFHPDRLLPDGRTVVEALDAEGVYRSQFETGVGNGGLTAFPGGDRDIWEKAMFGGAYQRPGVSAAQRPKYGGLNLLEHPDGACPRFGSCHLRLRPEVLARTTFTFGDSHLGPTEVGTATVFEPVLAALLVATAGTGVSLGVSGMDTATLLRTLLSRRERASERAGRALDDYVEAQLHGELRLARDVEALVVDPSFRDTDAGRRLAGLAGRYGFPLRWHPGFQLSVDGVDADFRGPDIPPLAVRVHAEFGRPGEPLHAALIGRAAASLVREPHRWADRGPAELTRQHLKQLWHVLVRSGQPA; from the coding sequence ATGCCCGGACCGACCCTGACCGCCGCGCAGTCCGCCGCCCTGCGACACGTGTGCGACATCGCGCTGCGCGACCGTCCGGCCGCGCTCGCCGTGATCGCGGAACACCTCGCCGGCTCCGGGGCCACCGTCCGCTGCGACGAGGTCGGCGCGGCCGTGACCGGGTACGGCCGGCTGACCGTCAACTTCCACCCCGACCGGCTGCTGCCCGACGGTCGCACCGTGGTCGAGGCGCTCGACGCCGAGGGCGTGTACCGCAGCCAGTTCGAGACCGGCGTCGGCAACGGCGGACTGACCGCGTTCCCCGGCGGCGACCGGGACATCTGGGAGAAGGCGATGTTCGGCGGCGCGTACCAACGTCCGGGCGTGTCCGCCGCCCAGCGCCCGAAGTACGGCGGCCTCAACCTGCTCGAGCATCCCGACGGCGCCTGCCCCCGGTTCGGCTCCTGCCACCTGCGGCTGCGTCCGGAGGTGCTGGCCCGGACCACGTTCACCTTCGGTGACAGCCACCTCGGGCCGACCGAGGTCGGCACCGCCACCGTCTTCGAGCCGGTCCTCGCCGCGTTGCTCGTCGCCACCGCCGGCACCGGCGTGAGCCTGGGCGTGTCCGGGATGGACACCGCCACGCTGCTGCGGACGCTGCTGTCCCGCCGGGAACGGGCGTCCGAGCGGGCCGGCCGCGCCCTGGACGACTACGTCGAGGCGCAGCTGCACGGCGAGCTGCGTCTCGCCCGCGACGTCGAGGCCCTCGTGGTCGACCCGTCGTTCCGCGACACCGACGCCGGCCGCCGCCTCGCCGGGCTCGCCGGCCGGTACGGGTTCCCGCTGCGCTGGCATCCCGGCTTCCAGCTATCCGTCGACGGCGTCGATGCCGATTTTCGCGGACCGGACATCCCGCCGCTGGCCGTCCGTGTGCACGCCGAGTTCGGCCGGCCGGGGGAGCCGCTGCACGCCGCCCTGATCGGCCGCGCCGCCGCCTCCCTGGTACGCGAGCCGCACCGCTGGGCCGACCGCGGGCCGGCGGAGCTGACCCGGCAGCACCTCAAGCAGCTCTGGCACGTCCTGGTCCGCTCCGGCCAGCCGGCCTGA
- a CDS encoding MFS transporter encodes MSGNRPSADTGYDDRRRWRALSVGLVAAFMTLLDVSIVNVAVPSIDRALHATPSDLQWVLSGYALTFGLVLVPAGRFGDARGRRTAFVVGVGLFTLTSALAGLATSATWLIVARLVQGAAAGVVNPQVSGMIQQLFRGADRGRAFGLLGATIGISTAVGPLLGGLLIQLGGAEHGWRWVFFVNIPVGILAMVLGWRLIPARPAGQPDRHRLDPVGVLLLGAGVTVVLLPLVQREQWQGSTKWLLIPLGLLLLAGFALWERRYARHTTPLFDLRLFGLRSYTLGSLIGLVYFAGFTAIFFIFTLYLQIGLDYSALVAGLAITPFALGSAVASALGGRVVTRYGRPLVAIGLFAVVVGLVATDLVLTGGPHQNVPLRTALPLLVAGLGSGLVIAPNQTLTLSEVPVPMAGSGAGMLQTGQRIGSAAGIAAVGALFFSTLADNRGDWSVAFRHSLLLAAGIIVLALVAAVVDIIAGRRRKEGPPVHASGRGTGPA; translated from the coding sequence ATGAGCGGGAACCGGCCGTCGGCGGACACCGGGTACGACGACCGGCGACGCTGGCGGGCGCTGAGCGTCGGCCTGGTCGCGGCGTTCATGACGCTGCTGGACGTCAGCATCGTCAACGTCGCCGTCCCGTCGATCGACCGGGCGCTGCACGCCACCCCGAGCGACCTGCAATGGGTGCTGTCCGGGTACGCGTTGACCTTCGGCCTGGTGCTGGTGCCGGCCGGGCGGTTCGGGGACGCGCGCGGCCGGCGGACCGCGTTCGTGGTCGGGGTGGGACTGTTCACGCTGACCAGCGCGCTCGCCGGGCTGGCCACGTCGGCGACCTGGCTGATCGTCGCCCGGCTCGTGCAGGGCGCCGCGGCTGGCGTGGTGAACCCGCAGGTCAGCGGCATGATCCAGCAACTGTTCCGGGGCGCCGACCGGGGGCGCGCGTTCGGGCTGCTCGGCGCCACCATCGGCATCTCCACCGCGGTCGGGCCGCTGCTGGGCGGGCTGCTCATCCAGCTCGGCGGCGCCGAGCACGGCTGGCGGTGGGTGTTCTTCGTCAACATCCCGGTCGGCATCCTCGCGATGGTGCTCGGCTGGCGGCTGATTCCGGCCCGGCCCGCCGGCCAGCCCGACCGGCACCGGCTCGACCCGGTCGGCGTGCTGCTGCTCGGTGCCGGGGTCACCGTGGTCCTGCTGCCGCTGGTGCAGCGGGAACAGTGGCAGGGCTCGACGAAGTGGCTGCTCATCCCGCTCGGCCTGCTGCTGCTGGCCGGCTTCGCGCTCTGGGAACGCCGGTACGCCCGGCACACCACGCCCCTGTTCGACCTGCGGCTGTTCGGGCTGCGCTCGTACACGCTGGGCTCGCTGATCGGGCTGGTCTACTTCGCCGGCTTCACCGCGATCTTCTTCATCTTCACGCTCTATCTCCAGATCGGGTTGGACTACAGCGCGCTGGTCGCCGGCCTGGCGATCACCCCGTTCGCGCTCGGCTCGGCGGTCGCCTCCGCGCTGGGCGGACGCGTGGTGACCCGGTACGGCCGACCGCTGGTCGCGATCGGACTGTTCGCCGTGGTGGTCGGGCTGGTCGCCACCGACCTGGTGCTGACCGGCGGGCCGCACCAGAACGTGCCACTGCGTACCGCGTTGCCGCTGCTCGTCGCCGGGCTGGGCAGCGGCCTGGTGATCGCGCCCAACCAGACGCTCACGCTGTCGGAGGTGCCGGTGCCGATGGCCGGCAGCGGCGCCGGCATGCTCCAGACCGGACAACGGATCGGCTCGGCCGCCGGCATCGCGGCGGTGGGCGCGCTGTTCTTCTCCACGCTGGCCGACAACCGGGGCGACTGGTCGGTGGCGTTCCGGCACTCGCTGCTGCTGGCCGCCGGCATCATCGTGCTGGCGCTGGTAGCCGCCGTGGTCGACATCATCGCCGGCCGCCGCCGGAAGGAGGGGCCCCCTGTTCACGCCTCCGGTAGAGGAACGGGCCCCGCTTGA
- a CDS encoding geranylgeranyl reductase family protein, whose product MIIWDLVVVGGGPAGLSAARTAARAGVRTLVVERATHPRYKTCGGGLIGTSLAEAGDVIEVPAQDRVDRVTFTRDGRRAFTRRHATPVVTMIRREEFDDRLRAAAVSAGVEVREGVTVRAVEQDPDEVRLRLADGEVVRARAVVGADGSSGVTARHVGVRFRQVDLGLELELPVPAVERDRWRGRVLLDWGPVPGSYAWVFPKGDRLTVGVISARGDGERTRAYLRDFVARLGLSGVAPEHDSGHLTRCRAEDSPLRHGRVLVAGDAAGLLEPWSREGISYALRSGRLAGAAVAAGDLDAYPREVARLLTPEMRAGHRLLDAFERRPDVFHAMLASPSGWRMFVRFCQGRVGFAEALDRRPVRAGLALIDRLPPVRGR is encoded by the coding sequence GTGATCATCTGGGATCTCGTCGTGGTCGGTGGCGGGCCCGCCGGACTCTCCGCCGCACGCACCGCGGCCCGGGCCGGCGTGCGCACGCTGGTGGTCGAGCGGGCCACCCACCCCCGGTACAAGACGTGCGGCGGCGGCCTGATCGGCACGTCGCTGGCCGAGGCCGGCGACGTGATCGAGGTGCCCGCGCAGGACCGGGTCGACCGGGTCACGTTCACCCGGGACGGGCGACGCGCGTTCACCCGCCGTCACGCCACGCCGGTGGTCACGATGATCCGCCGGGAGGAGTTCGACGACCGGCTGCGTGCCGCCGCGGTGTCCGCCGGCGTCGAGGTCCGCGAGGGGGTCACGGTCCGCGCCGTGGAGCAGGACCCCGACGAGGTACGCCTGCGGCTGGCCGACGGCGAGGTGGTGCGCGCCCGCGCGGTGGTCGGCGCGGACGGCTCCTCCGGGGTGACCGCCCGACACGTGGGGGTGCGCTTCCGCCAGGTCGACCTGGGGCTGGAACTGGAGCTGCCGGTGCCCGCCGTCGAGCGGGACCGGTGGCGGGGCCGGGTGCTGCTCGACTGGGGCCCGGTTCCCGGCTCGTACGCCTGGGTCTTCCCGAAGGGGGACCGGCTGACCGTCGGCGTCATCTCCGCCCGCGGCGACGGCGAGCGGACCCGCGCCTACCTGCGGGACTTCGTGGCCCGGTTGGGGCTGTCCGGGGTCGCGCCCGAGCACGACTCCGGTCACCTGACCCGCTGCCGCGCCGAGGACTCCCCGCTGCGTCACGGCCGGGTGCTTGTCGCCGGCGACGCGGCCGGCCTGCTGGAGCCGTGGAGCCGGGAGGGCATCAGTTACGCGTTGCGTTCCGGCCGGCTGGCCGGCGCGGCGGTCGCCGCCGGTGACCTGGACGCGTACCCGCGGGAGGTGGCGCGGCTGCTGACGCCGGAGATGCGGGCCGGGCACCGGCTGCTGGACGCGTTCGAGCGGCGACCGGACGTGTTCCACGCGATGCTGGCCAGCCCGTCCGGCTGGCGGATGTTCGTCCGTTTCTGTCAGGGGCGGGTCGGCTTCGCCGAGGCGCTCGACCGGCGGCCGGTGCGGGCCGGGCTGGCGCTGATCGACCGTCTGCCCCCGGTCAGGGGACGATGA